The DNA segment GCTGTCGCTCTCGACCTTCAAAACGCGGAAGCCGGTGTCCGGCGGGGTTTCTCCCGGAGGGCGGCTTGATTTCCATTCCTCCAGAACCTTCTTTCCGGCACGGCGGAGGCGCTCCTTGCCGATTTCCGCGATGGTCGTGTAGCCGGCCTTCCGCGCATCGCTCCGGTCATCGCATGGCTCCGCAAGCTGGACCATGATGTGACGGCGGTTGCCACCATCCTCCGCATTGAGCTTCATGACCGCGTGGGCGGTGGTGGCGGAACCTGAGAAGAAATCGAGCACGATGGCATCCCGGCCGTCGATCAGCCGCAACAGGAAGGCCACCAGTTCCGTGGGTTTGCAAAAGGGGAAGGGGATGCCAAGCGCCTTGAGTTCCTTCGTCCCCTGGGAGTTCGGGTAGTCGTAGATGACATCCTCTGGATGCAGCGTCGCCTGGACGTCCTCGTCGAAATAGACCTTCGGGTAGATGTTCCACTTCGACTGCCTGCCATGCTCATCCAGCAGCGGGTTTCTTGTGGATGCCGGCGTGAAGATGAGCAGGTGCCTCTGCCGCAGATAGGTGTCCACCGACCACCTCCACACCTTGTCCGCATTGGAGAGGGGTTTCACTTTGGCCCCGTCCTTGCGCTCCTCCGGGAATACATTGCCGGGAGGAATGATCAGGCTGCCGTCCGGTGCCTCGATGTAATACCGCTGGTTCGGCCGGGAATCCAGGGACGGCTGGAACAGGGAGGCCCCGCTCTTCTTGTATCTCCGGCCGTTCTTCTCGGACCGGGTGTAATCGCCGATGTCCCGGACCTTCCTGACGCCGAACTCAGGCAGGTCCCGGATGCTCTTCGCATACGCCAGGATGTAATCCTTCGTCGGGCGGAAGTGGGTTCCCTTGTCGGAAGTCCGTTTCGCGATCCTCGTGACCTGGGAGATGAAGTTGTCGCTGCCGAAGACCTCGTTGCACAGCTTCTTCAGGTTGGCGATCTCATCGTCACCGATGCTGATGAAAATGACCCCGTCATCCGCCAGCAGGTTCCTCGCCAGTTTCAGCCGGGGATACATCATGGACAGCCATCCGGAGTGGGTGCGGCCATTCGTCGCGGACAGGGCGTCGTCCTCTTCATCCGGCTCACCGGAGCCGCGGGCATATTCCTCCCGGCTCATGGAGAAATCATCGTCATAGATGAAATCGTTGCCCGTGTTGTACGGAGGATCGGTGTAGATCACCCTGACCTTTCCGGGGTAGCTCTCCTGGAGCAGCTTCAGCGCGTCGA comes from the Luteolibacter sp. SL250 genome and includes:
- a CDS encoding site-specific DNA-methyltransferase codes for the protein MDRLDLQTPDLTARNVDQIAALFPNCVTETTDADGKTVRAIDFDLLRQELSRDLVEGPQERYRLDWPGKRAALALANSPIDRTLRPARQESVDFDTTGNLYIEGDNLDALKLLQESYPGKVRVIYTDPPYNTGNDFIYDDDFSMSREEYARGSGEPDEEDDALSATNGRTHSGWLSMMYPRLKLARNLLADDGVIFISIGDDEIANLKKLCNEVFGSDNFISQVTRIAKRTSDKGTHFRPTKDYILAYAKSIRDLPEFGVRKVRDIGDYTRSEKNGRRYKKSGASLFQPSLDSRPNQRYYIEAPDGSLIIPPGNVFPEERKDGAKVKPLSNADKVWRWSVDTYLRQRHLLIFTPASTRNPLLDEHGRQSKWNIYPKVYFDEDVQATLHPEDVIYDYPNSQGTKELKALGIPFPFCKPTELVAFLLRLIDGRDAIVLDFFSGSATTAHAVMKLNAEDGGNRRHIMVQLAEPCDDRSDARKAGYTTIAEIGKERLRRAGKKVLEEWKSSRPPGETPPDTGFRVLKVESDSRTDEDLLFQVMLGWGVELGLPIREETLAGKEVFFVAENALAACFATGVDEALIRELAERQPLRMVFRDTGFSSDVAKMNAARLFKSLSPRTELRAL